The nucleotide sequence CTACTCATCTTTCCAGCAAGGCAATATTCACATGTAGGAAGAGATACATTTCTCAAAGAACCAAGTAAGCCTTCTTTGGCTAACCTTTTCATTCTTGATTCTCCTACATGCCCTAATCTTGAATGCCATAAACATTCATCTTGCCTTTCAGCTATAAGACAATGAGTGTTTGACTTTTCATTTGaagaattcaaaacaaagaaaccaTCATGTAAGAAACCAGAACCAACAAACTTTTTATTGGAAAATAGATCCACTTTATTTCCACGAAATATTAATTCATaaccaaaatacaaaagacaagATACAGAAATCAAGTTTCTTCTAATTTGAGGTACATAGAGTACGTCTACTAAATGGAGACAATGTCCATCCTTTATCAAAATCTCACAAATCCCGATTCCTTGTACTTCAAGTCGTGCATTATTTCCAACATATACCCACTTGGTACTTGGTGGAATCTTCCTGAAATGCACGAACAACTCACGATCTTTTACGATGTGACTGGTTGCTCCTGAATCCAGAACCCATCCTGAGTTAGAATCAACTATGAAAGTACATGATGCAACTAATGCTTAAATGTAAAAGGAGTAAAGTGTACCTTTGGTATAGTGCAATCACATGCAAAATGACCCTTTTGGCCACAGTTGAAGCACTTGATTTTCTTGGGATCTTTTGCCTTCTTTACAGACAACTTTCCAttcattcttttccctttcttgaaacctttgctccacttcttcttttttgaagTATTACCTTCAGCTACAAAATCTTTAGGGTTAGTAATATCCATCACTTCTGCTTCCAAAAGCAAATGACGGGCAATATCCTCAAAGGTCTTAATTTCAATGTTGTGTCGCAAATTGATCTTTATCAATTGCCACTCACTATCGGGAAGTGAACGAATGACAGCTTGCACTTGTTGTTCATCAGTTAGAGTATGTCCCACAGCCTTTAATCCAGTGATCATTTTGGACATCTCTCGTAGATGCCTTCCCATTGTTTGATCAGGCTTTTTCATATAATTCTCAAATCTGATGCAAGTCACATAGCTAAAACCCCACAAGACCCGTTAAGCATCCATGGGGGTCCAATGACAAGGGCACGAACAAGGAAAATTACGGGAGCATTAAATGGGCTAATTGAACACATCTCAAATTCAAGCATCATTCAAGATTCTAATATGCCCGAAATAAGTATCCAAGATAGTCAATGCTTTGTCAATGTTATCCAAGTCTCTGAAGGTAATctgggttgattgattgattgagaagatttggggttgattgacaagattgcaagatttgggaatgattgattgattgagaagatttggggttgattgattgattggctgattgattgacaagattgcaagatttggggatgattCATTTATTggctgattgattgacaagattacaagatttggggatgattgattgattgacaagattgatccaagcttcccttatttcctcctttgttttaaatcttttctattttagataattcttgtttctttatcagattatgctatttccttcttgtaatcaattcttactatgcctaggatttgatttatttctttctaatttagaatttgagtttggctatataagccaatgtaacccgagaggaatttagtttttgatcaatattattttgtgagagttttctctttggttcttcaacgaactattttgaacttatcaagattttatcttgtggcgttcatccttgacttatcactcacaaatcTTCTCATATATCTTGAGTGTGGCATCAACCCTACCTTcacctttggttcttatctctttatagataacgggtcaaggtcctttgttttctttattatgaatctgttttagaacgatccttggcaaaggaaccatttttgatcgtcgggtctcaccttccttcgtggggttcacatcatttggtatcagagctttggctCTAAATCAGGTTTGAACTATCCTTATTCTTGCTTTCATTGATTATTGTTTCTCTTTATTCCCGCACCATTGTTTGTTCTTCAAGTTTGCAACTTTGCCTATTTTtcatcttgatttcttcaagttttgttatttatcattatatatataaaaaaaaaaaagtgagaagttgggaattccaaaaaaaaaaaaaaaagagtggaaAGTTGGAAGTtcgcaaagaaaaagaaagtgcgaaattgaaaattcaaaaaaaaaagtaaagtaaatTCTGAAATCAATTGAATCTGAATTAGTTGAAGTGTTGCTTATCATTCAAGTTTTGATAGCATAAAGTGTGTATTCTGTCTATTCAGAACAGTTTGACCCTAGTTGCATCAAAATTCGTATCTCCTTTTCCTCTTgtcttttcttatccattgtTTCATTATAACTCTATCCTTTTGGCTTCTTAAATTCTGCCTATTTTTTTCGTCCTTTGCAAATTAATCCATTCTCATTCTTAGTGATCTGATTGGTTGAGTTTGGATTGTTGCaagaaaaattttgattaaattcaTTTGAGTTCAATAAAGAACTAAAAGAGGAGGCTAAAGAGTGGAAAAAGGCAGGAGAGTGTGAGCTCATAAGAGGGTAAAAGCCAAGTTTGAGAATACACGAGTGTGAGTGCTATCAATCTTGAGAGGAAACACGTGAGGGAGTGTTTGTGAGGTTTCCTAACTTTGTTTTGCAGGGTATTAAACATGTCTCAAGAGAATGAAGCTCAGGAAAAGATAGATTTCAAACTCTTCTTTCAGTCCTTGGAGCAAAAATTTGAACGAATGGAGATGAGGTTTGATGAGATAAATGAGAGAATAGATAAAGTTGAATCTAGTTCACGAAGGGGGCAACCACCTAGAGCTCCTACCATGCAACGAAGAGAGAGGCATCCACCCAGGTATGATTATGAAGATGACTATGGGGATGAcctagatgatgatgatcgtGCCTCTAATGTCAGTATAGGCCGAATTAGGCATGGGAATAGAGATAGAGGAGTTAGACATGGAGAAAGGATTGATAACAACTTGGACAACATTAAGATGCAGATTCCATCTTTCCAAGGCAAAAACAATCCAGAAGTTTATTTGGAGTGGGAGACAAAGGTTGAAATGGTGTTTGATTGTCACAACTACTCTGAattgaaaaaggtaaaattggCCACCATAGAATTTACTGATTATGCTATTATTTGGTGGGATCAACTTATTTTGAATAGGAGACGGAATCGTGAAAGGCCCATTGAGAcatgggaagaaatgaaggctatTATGAGGAGGAGATTCATTCCAAGTCACTACTATAGGGACTTATTTCAGAAGTTGCAACGCCTTACTCAAGGTTCCAAAAGTGTTGAGGACTACCACAAGGAGATGGAAATAGCCATGATTCGAGCCAATGTGGAGGAGGATCGAGAAACTACCATGGCCAGGTTCCTAGTTGGATTGAACCGTGATATTGCAGATGTGGTAGAATTACAACATTACATTGAATTAGATGACATGGTGCACATGGCCATTAAAGTGGAGAgacaattgaagagaaaggggTCCACACGAATTGGGCAAAATTCAGGCTCTTCAACATGGAAATCGAATTGGAGCAAAAAGGATGAAAAGCCTAATTTCAAGCCTAAAGTCGAAACCTCCAACACCAACAAAGATGGAGGAGTACCACATAAGGTAAAATCTGATACTCTACCTCCCAGAACTAGAGATATCAAATGCTTTAAGTGTTTGGGGACAGGCCATATTGCATCTCAATGCCCAAACAAGAGAGTAATGATTCTGAAAGATGATGGTGATATTGAGACCGAAGATGAGTTTGATAATAATTCTGATAATGAATCCATGCCACCTTTAGAGGATGCAAGTGGCATTGAGTACCCAGTTGATAGGGAGCTCTTGGTGGCAAAGAGAGCCCTTAGTGTGCAAGTCAAAACTGATGCGAAAGAGCAACGTGAGAACATTTTTCATACTAGATGCCATGTCAACGATAAGGTATGTAGCATGATTATTGATGGGGGCAGCTGTACTAATGTGGCTAGCACTAGCTTGGTTGAAAAGTTGAATTTGATGACTTTGAAGCATCCTAGGCCGTATAAGCTACAATGGTTGAATGATTGTGGAGAATTTAAAGTAACCAAACAAGTGTTTGTTTCATTCTCAATTGGGAAGTATACAGATGAAGTTTTGTGTGATGTGTTGCCAATGCATGCTGGCCATATTCTTTTGGGGCGACCATGGCAGTTTGATAGGTGTGCAATTCATGATGGTTATACCAATAGATTCTCCTTTGTACATAATGAAAAACCAATTACTCTTGTACCCCTATCCCCAAGACAAGTGTATGAAGATCAAGTGAGGTTAAAAAAAGAGAGtgataagaaaaatgagagtgagagttcaaaagtaagagaaactgagatgatgaaaaaagagagtgagagttcaaaaggaagagaaactgagatgatgaaaaaagagagtgagagttcaaaggtaagagaaaatgagatcaaacagagagaaaatgagagcaaaaaaggaaaaggagtttCGGGTagtgaggaaagaaaagagagaaaacaaatgAACTTTTATGTAAGAGAGAGTGAGATTAAAAAGGCTTTGTTTCTAAATCAGCCTATGATTGTACTTTTGTACAAAGAGGCTTGTTTTAGTTCTAATGAACTTAACCTCCCTCTACCTAGTGTTGTTGTTTCTCTTTTGCAGGAATTTAATGATGTATTCCCTGAAGAGCTACCTATTGGCTTACCACCAATAAGGGGAATCGAGCATCACATTGATTTCATACCCGGAGCATCAATTCCAAATAGACCAGCCTATAGAAGCAATCCTGAGGAGACCAAGGAACTTCAAAGGCAGGTTAGTGAGCTCATGGAAAAAGGGTATGTGCGTGAGAGCATGAGTCCTTGTGCAGTTCCAGTATTGCTTGTGCCCAAGAAAGATGGTTCatggaggatgtgtgttgattGTCGTGCCATCAACAATATCACTGTAAAGTATCGACATCCCATTCCTAGATTAGATGATATGCTTGATGAATTGCATGGTTCTTGTGtctttaccaaaattgatcttaagAGTGGATATCATCAGATTAGAATGAGAGAAGGTGATGAATGGAAAACCgcatttaaaacaaaatatggattaTATGAGTGGTTagttatgccatttggattaactaatgcaCCTAGTACTTTCATGAGGCTAATGAACCATGTTTTGCGTGCTTTTATCGGCAAATTTGTGGTTGTctactttgatgatattctgaTTTATAGCAAAACCTTAGATGAGCATGTTGAACATTTAAAACTTGTTTTAGATGTTTTAAGGAAAGAAAAGTTGTTTGCTAACCTCAAAAAGT is from Diospyros lotus cultivar Yz01 chromosome 2, ASM1463336v1, whole genome shotgun sequence and encodes:
- the LOC127794765 gene encoding uncharacterized protein LOC127794765, with the protein product MSQENEAQEKIDFKLFFQSLEQKFERMEMRFDEINERIDKVESSSRRGQPPRAPTMQRRERHPPRYDYEDDYGDDLDDDDRASNVSIGRIRHGNRDRGVRHGERIDNNLDNIKMQIPSFQGKNNPEVYLEWETKVEMVFDCHNYSELKKVKLATIEFTDYAIIWWDQLILNRRRNRERPIETWEEMKAIMRRRFIPSHYYRDLFQKLQRLTQGSKSVEDYHKEMEIAMIRANVEEDRETTMARFLVGLNRDIADVVELQHYIELDDMVHMAIKVERQLKRKGSTRIGQNSGSSTWKSNWSKKDEKPNFKPKVETSNTNKDGGVPHKVKSDTLPPRTRDIKCFKCLGTGHIASQCPNKRVMILKDDGDIETEDEFDNNSDNESMPPLEDASGIEYPVDRELLVAKRALSVQVKTDAKEQRENIFHTRCHVNDKVCSMIIDGGSCTNVASTSLVEKLNLMTLKHPRPYKLQWLNDCGEFKVTKQVFVSFSIGKYTDEVLCDVLPMHAGHILLGRPWQFDRCEFNDVFPEELPIGLPPIRGIEHHIDFIPGASIPNRPAYRSNPEETKELQRQVSELMEKGYVRESMSPCAVPVLLVPKKDGSWRMCVDCRAINNITVKYRHPIPRLDDMLDELHGSYRLVFLGFVVVSSLAAPLTKVIKKHVGFKWGNEQEKAFSLLKEKLTNAPLLALPNFAKTFEIECDASGIGIGAVLMQEGRPIAYFSEKLSGAALNYPTYDKEMYALIRALETWQHLWPKEFVIHTDHESLKHIKGQHKLNKRHAKWVEFIETFPYVIKYKQGKENIVADALSRRHNGFLFRESKLCVPKCSLRELLIREAHGGGLMGHFGITKTLDVLHEHFFWPHMKCDVERICEKCVTCRQAKSKVKPHGLYTPLPIPSEPWIDISMDFVLGLPRSKRGRDSIYVVVDRFSKMAHFIPCHKTDDASHIADLFFREVVRLHGMPKSIVSDRDAKFLSYFWKTLWGKLGTKLLFSTTCHPQTDGQTEVVNRTLSTLLHAIIQKNLKTWEECLPHVEFAYNRSVHSATKFSPFEVVYGFNPLTPLDLTPLPMAERPGDWVWLHMRKECFPIQRRSKLLPRGDGPFQVLERINDNAYS